A portion of the Spartobacteria bacterium genome contains these proteins:
- a CDS encoding 50S ribosomal protein L29, which yields MKAKEIRELTKEELAQKREDLKMELFNLRMQQTTGQLEKPSRIKELRRHVACLETVMTENRAK from the coding sequence ATGAAAGCGAAAGAAATTAGAGAGTTAACGAAAGAAGAGCTGGCGCAGAAGCGTGAAGATCTGAAGATGGAGTTGTTTAACCTGCGCATGCAGCAGACAACAGGGCAGCTGGAAAAGCCGTCAAGAATCAAAGAACTTCGTAGACATGTCGCTTGCTTGGAAACCGTAATGACCGAAAACAGAGCTAAATAG
- a CDS encoding 50S ribosomal protein L24: MKSNKKSTVLNFKKGDEVIVLSGEDKGKSGKVLQVMPAKGMAVVEGVNYIKKHLRKSQDNPNGGIVEKEAPMNACKLKKAE, encoded by the coding sequence ATGAAAAGTAATAAAAAATCGACAGTTCTTAACTTCAAGAAAGGCGATGAAGTCATTGTGCTTTCTGGAGAAGACAAGGGAAAGTCAGGGAAAGTTCTCCAAGTCATGCCTGCAAAAGGGATGGCTGTGGTTGAAGGCGTGAATTATATCAAGAAACATTTAAGAAAATCGCAGGATAACCCAAATGGCGGGATTGTTGAGAAAGAAGCTCCGATGAACGCCTGTAAGCTTAAAAAAGCTGAGTAA
- a CDS encoding 50S ribosomal protein L14 encodes MITTETRLKVADNTGAKEVLCISVLGQRKTYAHIGDVIRVAVKEAQPRGMVKKGDVLKAVIVRSKHGVRRADGSVLHFDSNAVVLIDDNGNPKGTRIFGPVARELRENNFMKVVSLAPEVL; translated from the coding sequence ATGATTACCACTGAAACTAGATTAAAAGTAGCGGATAATACGGGTGCCAAGGAAGTGCTTTGCATCAGTGTGTTGGGTCAGCGCAAAACATATGCGCATATCGGTGATGTAATCCGCGTCGCAGTCAAAGAAGCGCAGCCGCGCGGCATGGTCAAAAAAGGCGATGTGCTCAAAGCGGTTATTGTGCGTTCAAAACATGGCGTTCGTCGTGCGGACGGCTCAGTTCTTCATTTTGACAGTAATGCCGTCGTGTTGATTGATGATAATGGTAATCCAAAAGGTACTCGTATCTTTGGCCCTGTTGCTCGCGAGCTTCGTGAGAATAATTTCATGAAAGTGGTTTCACTGGCTCCGGAGGTACTGTGA
- a CDS encoding 50S ribosomal protein L3 has translation MKALIGKKIGMTRVFDDNGRQIPVTAIQAGPCVVVQKKTADKDGYVAVQIGFDEQKKQRLTKAEAGHFAKHEVDAFRILKEIRMEGDERDLNEGDVLSAEMFKDVRYVDITGTSKGRGFQGGMKRYGMSGGPATHGSGTHRRVGSIGMCEWPARVFKGRKMPGQMGSKNRTTQNLQIVGVMEEDNVLLIKGAVPGPNGAYVFVKKSIKKA, from the coding sequence ATGAAAGCGTTAATAGGAAAAAAAATTGGAATGACGCGCGTATTTGATGACAACGGTCGTCAAATACCTGTGACTGCAATTCAGGCGGGACCATGTGTCGTCGTACAGAAGAAAACCGCTGATAAAGACGGTTATGTCGCTGTACAGATTGGTTTCGATGAACAGAAGAAACAGCGCCTTACGAAAGCGGAAGCGGGCCACTTTGCCAAACATGAAGTGGATGCTTTTCGCATTTTAAAGGAAATTCGTATGGAAGGTGATGAGCGTGACTTGAATGAGGGCGATGTACTGTCAGCCGAAATGTTCAAGGATGTTCGTTATGTTGACATTACCGGTACCAGCAAGGGTCGGGGATTTCAGGGCGGTATGAAGCGTTATGGTATGAGTGGCGGACCCGCTACTCATGGTTCAGGCACGCATCGTCGCGTCGGCTCTATCGGTATGTGTGAGTGGCCGGCACGCGTGTTTAAAGGTCGGAAGATGCCTGGACAGATGGGAAGCAAGAATCGCACAACCCAGAACCTACAAATTGTAGGTGTCATGGAAGAAGACAACGTATTGTTGATCAAAGGTGCAGTTCCTGGTCCAAATGGTGCTTACGTATTTGTAAAAAAATCAATTAAAAAGGCATAG
- a CDS encoding 30S ribosomal protein S3 → MGQKVNPIGLRVSVNKNWRSRWYAGKKEFGPLLHEDLKIRAYIKKNLKDAAVPDVMIERYANRARITIFTARPGVLSGRKGGAEQENIRKDLTKLTGKEIYLDIKEVRDPDVNAQLVAENIGFQLERRVAFRRAMKRAIQLAMDMGAKGIKVEACGRLGGAELARRECYKEGKIPLHTLRENIDYGFAEANTTAGKIGIKVWICKKDEIEKKR, encoded by the coding sequence TTGGGTCAGAAAGTAAATCCAATTGGTTTGCGTGTATCCGTCAATAAAAACTGGCGGTCGCGTTGGTATGCGGGCAAAAAAGAGTTCGGTCCCTTACTACACGAAGATTTAAAGATTCGTGCTTATATCAAAAAGAACTTAAAAGATGCTGCTGTGCCGGATGTTATGATTGAGCGCTATGCAAATAGAGCTAGAATAACAATCTTTACGGCAAGACCTGGCGTCCTGAGTGGACGCAAAGGTGGCGCAGAGCAGGAAAATATTCGCAAGGATTTGACGAAACTTACGGGTAAAGAAATTTATCTGGATATCAAGGAAGTCAGAGATCCTGATGTGAATGCCCAGCTTGTTGCAGAAAACATTGGTTTCCAGCTGGAACGTCGCGTAGCCTTTCGTCGAGCAATGAAACGTGCTATTCAGCTGGCCATGGACATGGGTGCCAAAGGGATCAAGGTCGAAGCGTGCGGGCGTCTCGGTGGAGCTGAACTGGCTCGTCGTGAATGTTATAAAGAGGGAAAAATTCCTCTGCATACATTAAGAGAAAACATTGATTATGGTTTTGCTGAAGCGAATACAACAGCCGGCAAGATTGGCATCAAGGTCTGGATCTGTAAAAAAGACGAAATAGAAAAAAAGCGATAA
- a CDS encoding 50S ribosomal protein L4 → MSKIPIKNMTGAPVGEYDLADDLLCTDKGAQVLHEAVVTYMANQRAGNASTLTKGEVHGSGRKPWRQKGTGRARAGYRQSPVWRGGGVVFGPKPRKYTKKMNKKMSRLAFRRAMSDKVLAGQVLILDDLKLNAGKTKEFSAVMKNLEISRGALFLMDVRDEKVSLAARNIPRVEVSSVSLASIYSVVRYPMIVVTQQGMTALEERMKK, encoded by the coding sequence ATGAGTAAGATTCCGATAAAAAATATGACGGGTGCCCCGGTCGGCGAATATGACCTGGCTGATGATTTGCTTTGTACAGATAAAGGTGCGCAGGTGCTTCATGAAGCGGTCGTAACCTATATGGCAAATCAGCGTGCCGGTAATGCATCGACTCTGACAAAGGGCGAAGTGCATGGCAGTGGAAGAAAGCCTTGGCGCCAAAAAGGAACGGGCCGTGCCCGTGCCGGATACAGACAGTCACCTGTCTGGCGGGGCGGCGGTGTGGTTTTTGGACCAAAACCGCGCAAATACACCAAGAAAATGAACAAAAAAATGTCACGTTTGGCTTTTCGTCGCGCAATGAGCGACAAGGTGTTGGCAGGGCAGGTTCTGATTCTGGATGATCTGAAGCTGAATGCGGGAAAAACGAAAGAATTTTCTGCTGTGATGAAGAATCTTGAGATCTCGCGCGGTGCGCTGTTTCTCATGGATGTTCGTGATGAAAAGGTCAGCTTGGCCGCGCGAAATATTCCGCGGGTTGAAGTATCCAGCGTTTCATTGGCTAGCATCTACAGCGTTGTTCGTTATCCTATGATTGTTGTTACACAGCAGGGCATGACGGCGCTGGAAGAAAGAATGAAAAAGTAA
- the fusA gene encoding elongation factor G, producing MTNQPQNNLNPTREAAGRRCSLADIRNIGIMAHIDAGKTTVTERILFYTGRVHKMGEVHNGNATMDWMPEEQERGITITSAATTCFWRNHQINIIDTPGHVDFTVEVERSLRVLDGAIGVFCGVAGVQPQSETVWHQAQKYNIPCMGFINKLDRKGAGVEHVIESIRDRLGVPAVAIQWPMGLEDEFKGVVDLVAMKATVYDDLSEDAKACIMDIPEEYLDDAEIKRHELIEYVAEKDDALLEKYAMDEAIDGKLLMDALRRLTLSGDVVPVLCGTALKNKGIRLLLDAVVDYMPSPLNVPPVSGRSIKTGEEITRKTSDHESLGCLAFKISADPYFGKMAFVRVYSGMLKKGANVFNPRTQKRERIGRILQLHANHKEDVDILYSGEIGGLVGVKNVTTGDTLCSENQPLLLETIVFPEPVIAMAIEPKSSADKETLEKTLKILEEEDPTFRVAQNAETGQMIIRGMGELHLEVLKDRMFREFKVKATAGKPMVAYRESIVKPAKAEHTFEREISGHGQYGHVILSVAPLERGTGNKISVDVSKNIISSEFQKAIIEGITDGLATGILGNNSLVDIEVRVVGGSMHPTDSTEIAFRTAAALALREAVTVADPVLLEPVMELEIITPEEYMGDVIGDISGRRGKIRAMNAKGTTQVVEAEAPLAELFGYATKLRSLTKGRASYSMEPLQFDIVPEPIKEAVLNR from the coding sequence ATGACAAACCAACCGCAAAATAATTTGAATCCTACGAGAGAAGCTGCTGGACGGCGATGCTCGCTTGCTGATATTCGGAATATCGGTATCATGGCTCATATTGATGCGGGAAAAACAACCGTTACAGAACGTATTTTGTTTTATACCGGTCGTGTTCATAAGATGGGCGAGGTGCATAACGGTAATGCTACCATGGATTGGATGCCTGAGGAACAGGAGCGTGGCATTACAATAACCAGTGCAGCTACAACCTGTTTTTGGCGGAATCATCAGATCAATATTATTGATACACCCGGGCATGTTGATTTCACTGTAGAGGTCGAAAGATCGCTGCGTGTCCTCGATGGAGCCATCGGCGTGTTTTGTGGTGTAGCCGGGGTGCAGCCACAATCGGAAACGGTTTGGCATCAGGCCCAGAAATATAACATCCCCTGTATGGGCTTTATTAATAAGCTGGATCGCAAAGGTGCTGGCGTGGAACACGTGATCGAATCCATAAGAGATCGATTGGGTGTTCCTGCTGTAGCTATACAGTGGCCCATGGGACTGGAAGATGAGTTTAAAGGTGTCGTTGATCTAGTGGCGATGAAGGCCACGGTCTATGATGATTTGTCAGAGGATGCGAAAGCCTGCATCATGGATATTCCGGAAGAGTATTTAGACGATGCGGAAATAAAACGGCATGAACTCATTGAGTATGTTGCCGAAAAAGATGATGCGTTGCTCGAAAAATATGCCATGGATGAAGCGATCGACGGTAAATTGCTCATGGATGCGTTGCGACGTCTGACATTGTCGGGCGATGTGGTGCCCGTACTGTGTGGCACCGCACTGAAGAATAAGGGCATTCGGCTGCTGCTTGATGCAGTGGTTGATTATATGCCCTCTCCGTTGAATGTTCCGCCTGTCAGTGGGCGTTCAATAAAAACAGGTGAAGAGATTACTCGAAAGACAAGTGATCATGAAAGTTTGGGTTGTTTAGCATTTAAAATAAGTGCTGATCCATATTTCGGAAAAATGGCATTTGTTCGCGTATATTCAGGAATGCTGAAAAAAGGGGCGAATGTTTTCAATCCAAGAACGCAAAAGCGGGAACGGATTGGAAGAATTCTGCAACTGCATGCGAATCACAAAGAAGATGTCGATATCCTTTATTCGGGTGAAATAGGCGGTCTTGTAGGCGTTAAAAACGTCACAACCGGCGATACCCTATGTTCTGAAAATCAACCCCTGCTTCTTGAAACGATTGTTTTTCCAGAGCCAGTGATTGCTATGGCAATCGAACCTAAATCTTCCGCAGATAAAGAAACGCTTGAGAAAACGTTGAAAATTCTTGAAGAAGAAGACCCGACGTTCAGAGTAGCGCAGAATGCAGAAACCGGCCAGATGATTATTCGCGGCATGGGTGAACTGCATCTTGAAGTTTTGAAAGACCGGATGTTCCGTGAATTCAAAGTAAAAGCGACGGCAGGTAAACCAATGGTTGCCTATCGCGAATCCATAGTTAAACCGGCAAAAGCTGAGCATACCTTCGAAAGGGAGATCAGCGGTCACGGGCAGTATGGTCACGTTATTCTATCGGTGGCACCTTTAGAACGGGGCACTGGTAATAAAATCAGCGTAGATGTTTCTAAGAACATCATTTCATCTGAGTTTCAGAAGGCCATTATAGAGGGCATAACCGATGGATTGGCTACTGGAATACTCGGAAACAATAGCTTGGTTGACATAGAAGTCAGAGTTGTTGGTGGAAGTATGCATCCTACAGATTCTACTGAAATTGCTTTTCGTACTGCAGCTGCATTGGCGTTGCGCGAAGCGGTCACTGTTGCGGATCCAGTACTGCTGGAACCAGTGATGGAACTGGAAATAATTACTCCAGAAGAATATATGGGTGATGTAATAGGCGATATCAGTGGACGTAGAGGAAAAATCCGGGCGATGAATGCAAAGGGGACGACACAGGTTGTCGAAGCTGAAGCACCTTTAGCTGAATTGTTTGGATATGCGACAAAGCTGCGTTCTCTAACGAAGGGCAGGGCAAGTTATTCAATGGAGCCATTGCAGTTCGATATTGTCCCTGAACCAATAAAGGAAGCTGTTTTAAATCGATGA
- a CDS encoding 30S ribosomal protein S12 produces MPTINQLVRSGRKPVTKKSKARALSKCPQRRGVCLQVKTQTPKKPNSALRKIARVRLTNGEEVTAYIPGEGHNLQEHSMVLVRGGRVKDLPGVRYHIVRGTLDCLGVNGRNRGRSKYGAKRPKKG; encoded by the coding sequence ATGCCGACGATTAATCAATTAGTACGAAGCGGGCGCAAACCCGTAACGAAAAAGAGCAAGGCGCGTGCATTGTCAAAATGCCCGCAGCGCAGAGGCGTGTGCCTGCAAGTCAAAACGCAGACTCCGAAAAAACCTAACTCGGCGTTGCGTAAAATTGCACGTGTGCGTTTGACGAATGGCGAAGAAGTGACGGCCTACATTCCGGGTGAAGGTCATAATCTGCAGGAGCATAGCATGGTGCTTGTTCGTGGCGGAAGGGTGAAGGATTTACCTGGTGTGCGTTATCACATTGTACGTGGAACGTTGGACTGTCTTGGCGTCAATGGTCGTAACCGTGGTCGGTCAAAATACGGTGCAAAGAGACCAAAAAAAGGATAA
- a CDS encoding 50S ribosomal protein L22 yields the protein MEVRAVTKYVRMSPSKSRDLTRAIQGQSVAVALSVAQTSQRKAAKLIYKTLRSAIANAEANAGLSADNLHVKSAVIEEGPRLKRYWPRARGSVSPIQRRMSHIRIVLSDEKPGKRS from the coding sequence ATGGAAGTAAGAGCAGTTACGAAATATGTGCGGATGTCGCCGTCTAAGAGTCGCGATCTGACGAGAGCGATACAGGGACAGTCTGTAGCGGTGGCATTGAGTGTAGCGCAGACAAGTCAGCGCAAAGCGGCAAAACTTATTTATAAGACATTGCGGTCCGCCATTGCCAATGCAGAGGCAAATGCAGGATTATCTGCGGATAATTTGCATGTTAAATCGGCAGTGATTGAGGAAGGTCCTCGTTTGAAGCGATATTGGCCTCGCGCAAGAGGTTCGGTGAGCCCGATTCAGCGTCGTATGAGTCACATACGCATTGTTTTAAGCGATGAAAAACCGGGCAAGCGTTCCTAG
- a CDS encoding 50S ribosomal protein L2, with product MGLKKNRPTTPSQRFTVLSDSSEITKSKPEKSLTVHQKKNAGRNSKGRITVRHRGGGEKRHYRIIDFKRDKHGIPAKIESIEYDPNRSARIALLAYNDGEKRYILAPVGVRVGDIVVAGPEADPKEGNALPLAKIPLGMPIHNIEMYPGRGGQLVRSAGGSAQLMSREGRYANIRMPSGEIRMIATHCYATIGQVGNVEHENVSVGKAGRKRHMGIRPTVRGVAMNPVDHPMGGGEGRTSGGGHPQSPWGQLAKGKRTRSKNKTSNKFIVQRRKK from the coding sequence ATGGGCTTAAAAAAGAACAGACCAACAACTCCTAGCCAGCGGTTTACCGTTTTGTCGGACAGCTCGGAAATTACGAAGAGTAAACCCGAGAAATCCCTGACAGTACACCAGAAGAAAAATGCTGGCCGGAATTCAAAGGGACGCATTACGGTGCGTCACCGCGGTGGTGGAGAAAAACGTCACTATCGCATTATCGATTTCAAGCGGGATAAACATGGTATTCCGGCGAAGATCGAAAGTATCGAGTACGATCCTAACAGAAGTGCCCGAATTGCTCTTCTGGCATACAATGACGGTGAAAAGAGATATATTCTTGCACCTGTTGGTGTACGAGTCGGTGATATTGTGGTTGCTGGCCCGGAAGCGGATCCCAAAGAAGGGAATGCGTTGCCTCTGGCCAAAATTCCATTAGGAATGCCGATTCACAATATTGAGATGTATCCTGGCAGAGGTGGACAACTTGTTCGCTCGGCTGGCGGCTCAGCTCAGTTGATGTCGCGCGAAGGTCGATATGCGAACATTCGTATGCCATCCGGTGAGATTCGTATGATCGCTACGCATTGTTATGCTACTATCGGTCAGGTAGGTAATGTGGAACATGAAAACGTATCGGTCGGCAAAGCTGGTCGGAAGCGTCACATGGGGATACGTCCTACAGTACGTGGTGTTGCTATGAATCCGGTTGACCATCCCATGGGTGGTGGCGAAGGCCGCACATCAGGCGGGGGCCATCCGCAGTCGCCCTGGGGACAGCTTGCTAAAGGTAAGCGCACTCGTTCTAAGAACAAAACCAGCAATAAATTTATTGTTCAGCGTAGGAAGAAATAA
- a CDS encoding 30S ribosomal protein S19 codes for MARSIKKGPFVEDKLLKKVEQMEQSKIKKPIRTWSRRSMIMPEFVGHTFAVHNGKVFVTVFVTENMVGHRLGEFALTRGFRRHGVSTDKTVSLK; via the coding sequence ATGGCACGTTCAATTAAGAAGGGTCCATTTGTCGAAGACAAGCTGCTCAAAAAAGTGGAGCAGATGGAACAGTCGAAAATAAAGAAACCCATTAGAACATGGTCTCGTCGGTCGATGATTATGCCCGAATTTGTGGGTCACACTTTTGCTGTGCACAACGGAAAAGTCTTTGTAACGGTATTCGTCACAGAGAACATGGTTGGTCATCGGCTGGGTGAATTTGCCTTGACGCGAGGCTTTAGACGTCATGGTGTTTCGACAGACAAAACCGTATCTTTGAAATAG
- a CDS encoding 30S ribosomal protein S17: MEQEEKRGLRKQRVGTVVSSAMDKTIVINVERRVSHPLYGKQIKRAKKYYAHDENNEAHAGDLVRIIETRPLSKLKRWRLSKIVRKSEAVSGE, translated from the coding sequence ATGGAACAAGAAGAAAAAAGAGGTCTGCGGAAGCAAAGAGTTGGAACTGTCGTCAGCAGTGCAATGGATAAGACTATCGTCATTAATGTCGAGCGTCGTGTAAGTCATCCCTTGTATGGAAAACAGATCAAACGGGCAAAAAAGTACTATGCACATGACGAAAATAATGAGGCGCACGCAGGCGATCTCGTTCGAATCATAGAAACTCGTCCGTTGAGCAAGTTAAAGCGTTGGCGGCTAAGCAAAATCGTTCGTAAGAGCGAGGCTGTGAGTGGAGAATAA
- a CDS encoding 50S ribosomal protein L16: MPLMPKRMKHRKVQRGSRAGNANTGNTVAFGEFGLQSLGRAWITNIQIEACRIAINRAMKRKGKIWIRVFPDKPYTKKPLEVRMGKGKGAVEGWVAVVKPGRVMFEIGGVSESIAREAARLASAKLPIRTRFVARHEHNG; this comes from the coding sequence ATGCCACTGATGCCTAAAAGAATGAAGCACCGCAAAGTACAGCGGGGCAGCCGGGCCGGTAATGCAAACACTGGTAATACCGTAGCATTTGGTGAGTTTGGTTTGCAGTCTCTCGGGCGTGCCTGGATTACTAATATTCAGATTGAAGCCTGCCGTATTGCGATCAACCGCGCGATGAAGCGTAAAGGTAAGATATGGATTCGAGTATTCCCCGATAAGCCCTATACGAAGAAGCCGTTAGAGGTTCGCATGGGTAAAGGGAAAGGTGCCGTCGAAGGATGGGTCGCCGTGGTAAAACCAGGTCGTGTGATGTTTGAAATTGGCGGTGTATCTGAATCGATTGCCAGAGAAGCGGCGCGATTGGCGTCGGCTAAGCTGCCGATTCGCACTCGATTCGTTGCACGGCATGAGCACAACGGTTAG
- a CDS encoding 30S ribosomal protein S7 has product MRRRKADKRQVIPDTRYNNIVLGRLINYLMQRGKKSVAERIVYGALDQIQTMLGADDPLAVFEDALENVKPKLEVKSRRVGGATYQVPLEVSTDRQIALAMRWIVQYSKSRKGVPMSRALAIELVDAYKNQGSSVKKRDDTHKMAQANKAFAHYRW; this is encoded by the coding sequence ATGAGAAGACGCAAAGCTGATAAAAGGCAAGTTATTCCTGATACTCGGTATAACAATATCGTTTTGGGACGGCTGATTAATTATTTGATGCAGCGAGGAAAAAAATCAGTGGCAGAGCGTATCGTATACGGTGCGCTAGATCAGATTCAGACGATGCTGGGTGCTGATGATCCTTTGGCTGTTTTTGAAGATGCGCTGGAAAATGTAAAACCGAAACTCGAAGTGAAGTCTCGTCGTGTTGGCGGTGCTACGTATCAGGTTCCACTTGAAGTTAGCACAGACCGCCAGATCGCCTTAGCTATGAGATGGATCGTTCAGTATTCGAAATCACGCAAAGGTGTCCCGATGTCTCGTGCTTTGGCTATTGAACTGGTCGATGCATATAAAAATCAGGGATCATCAGTGAAAAAGCGTGATGACACCCATAAAATGGCACAGGCAAACAAGGCATTTGCTCATTACCGTTGGTAA
- a CDS encoding 30S ribosomal protein S10 — MNGQKIRIRLKAYDHRVLDQSAGDIVETAKRTGARVAGPIPLPTRIERYTVNKSPHVNKKSMEQFEIRTHKRLLDIIDPTALTVDELKKLNLPAGVDINIKI, encoded by the coding sequence ATGAATGGGCAGAAAATAAGAATAAGACTAAAAGCATATGATCACCGTGTATTGGATCAGTCCGCCGGTGACATTGTTGAAACGGCAAAGAGAACGGGTGCACGTGTTGCAGGACCGATTCCGTTGCCAACTCGTATTGAGCGGTACACTGTGAATAAAAGTCCGCACGTAAACAAAAAATCAATGGAGCAGTTTGAGATCCGCACGCACAAGCGCTTGCTGGATATTATCGATCCTACAGCATTGACTGTGGACGAGCTCAAAAAGCTGAACCTCCCTGCGGGCGTTGATATTAACATCAAAATCTGA
- a CDS encoding 50S ribosomal protein L23: MKEPYSIIDRLLLTEKGTRLSETENKYVFKVSRTANKIEIKKAVEALFKVSVVKVNVMNRKGKLKRERTRHFGRTAAWRRAVVTLKEGDSIDLT; this comes from the coding sequence ATGAAGGAACCATATTCAATAATAGATCGTCTGTTGCTGACGGAAAAAGGTACGCGCCTTTCTGAAACGGAAAACAAATACGTATTCAAGGTTTCGAGAACCGCTAATAAAATTGAAATCAAGAAGGCTGTAGAGGCTCTGTTTAAGGTCTCTGTGGTTAAAGTAAATGTGATGAACCGTAAAGGCAAATTGAAGCGGGAAAGAACGCGTCATTTCGGACGCACGGCTGCTTGGCGCCGTGCAGTGGTTACGCTCAAAGAGGGCGATTCCATCGACTTGACTTAA
- a CDS encoding 50S ribosomal protein L5: MANLKDKYKNTIAPEILKESHFSNVMEVPKVEKIVLNMGFKVTVDKDMIKALVSDVAAITGQQPIVTKARRSVANFKLREGMPIGIKVTLRGDRMYEFLDRLINATLPRIRDFRGVSGKAFDQHGNYTLGLKEQIMFPEINPDKVKITQGMDITIVTTAKNKADGYNLLKHFGMPFANA, translated from the coding sequence ATGGCAAATCTTAAAGATAAATATAAGAATACGATCGCGCCCGAAATACTGAAAGAATCCCATTTCAGCAATGTCATGGAAGTTCCTAAGGTGGAGAAGATCGTCCTTAACATGGGATTTAAAGTGACTGTGGATAAGGATATGATCAAGGCGTTAGTGAGCGATGTAGCAGCAATTACAGGGCAGCAGCCGATTGTAACAAAGGCGCGTCGAAGCGTTGCGAATTTCAAACTGCGTGAAGGGATGCCCATTGGCATTAAGGTCACGCTACGTGGAGATCGTATGTATGAATTTCTGGATCGTCTCATTAACGCGACATTGCCGCGAATTCGAGACTTCAGAGGAGTGTCGGGCAAAGCGTTCGACCAGCATGGTAATTATACATTAGGGTTAAAAGAACAAATCATGTTCCCGGAAATTAATCCGGACAAAGTTAAGATAACCCAGGGAATGGACATCACAATAGTTACGACGGCAAAGAATAAAGCGGATGGTTATAATCTGCTTAAACATTTTGGTATGCCGTTCGCAAACGC